Proteins encoded together in one Polycladomyces subterraneus window:
- the purM gene encoding phosphoribosylformylglycinamidine cyclo-ligase translates to MSDAYRAAGVDIDAGNETVERIKSHVKRTMRPEVIGGLGGFGGLFSLPSYRNPVLVSSTDGVGTKLKIAFAMDQHDTIGIDCVAMCVNDVVVQGAEPLFFLDYLATGKLNPAQAEAIVKGVADGCQEAGCALIGGETAEMPGMYGAGEYDVAGFCVGAVERERLLTGENIVPGDVVIGLASSGIHSNGFSLVRKVLLEGNPDRLHDTVPWGGATVGEVLLTPTKIYVRPFLELMKRFEVKAGAHITGGGLIENVPRVLPEGCQAEIDRSTWEVPPVFEWIVREGRLNETDAYRTFNMGIGMVVILPADQAEEALSVLQEMGETAHLIGRIAEGAGGIRWIGGGES, encoded by the coding sequence ATGAGCGACGCGTACCGCGCGGCTGGTGTGGACATCGACGCGGGCAATGAAACAGTGGAACGGATCAAATCTCATGTGAAACGAACGATGAGACCCGAAGTGATCGGTGGATTGGGCGGTTTCGGCGGGCTCTTCTCCCTTCCTTCCTATCGGAACCCGGTGTTGGTTTCTTCCACTGACGGTGTGGGGACCAAATTGAAGATCGCATTTGCGATGGATCAACATGATACGATCGGGATCGATTGCGTGGCCATGTGTGTCAATGATGTGGTGGTGCAGGGAGCGGAACCGCTCTTTTTCCTCGATTATTTGGCTACGGGCAAATTGAATCCTGCCCAGGCGGAAGCGATCGTCAAAGGGGTCGCCGACGGTTGCCAGGAGGCGGGATGCGCGCTGATCGGCGGTGAAACGGCGGAAATGCCGGGGATGTACGGCGCAGGTGAATACGATGTGGCCGGTTTTTGCGTGGGTGCCGTGGAACGGGAGCGTTTGTTGACGGGAGAGAACATCGTTCCGGGTGATGTGGTGATCGGGCTGGCTTCCAGCGGTATTCACAGCAATGGCTTTTCATTGGTTCGCAAAGTGTTGTTGGAGGGAAATCCCGATCGTTTACACGACACAGTTCCATGGGGCGGGGCCACTGTCGGAGAAGTGCTGCTCACCCCCACCAAGATCTACGTCCGACCGTTTCTGGAACTGATGAAACGGTTTGAGGTAAAGGCGGGGGCACATATCACCGGCGGTGGATTAATCGAAAACGTCCCGCGCGTGCTGCCGGAAGGGTGCCAGGCCGAGATTGACCGCTCCACGTGGGAAGTACCGCCCGTGTTCGAATGGATTGTGCGCGAGGGACGGCTGAACGAGACGGATGCGTACCGAACATTCAACATGGGAATCGGCATGGTCGTGATCCTGCCGGCAGATCAGGCGGAAGAAGCGCTGTCCGTCCTGCAGGAGATGGGGGAAACAGCCCATCTGATCGGACGAATCGCGGAAGGTGCCGGCGGGATTCGATGGATCGGAGGCGGTGAGTCATGA